In Actinomycetota bacterium, the sequence GTGCCCCTATTTCTACGCGCCGAGGAGGGGTGGCATAAGTTCTTAGCCGAAATTACCCCAGACGCCGAAATAACTCATTACCCTATGGGCCCCAGCGATACCTATACCAAGGAACCCTTCAAACAATACCCGCGCGAAACCGACTATGCCTACGAATTGCCCCCCGGGACGCGTATCATCGTCTACCAGGGCCTGGAGGATTTCCTAAACCCCTACGGCAACCCTAAGAATGTTGTCGCCTATGCCTATCCGCCAAGCTTCACCCCGGACGAAACAGGGGTGCAGGAGAAGATGTCACAGAACCCCAGTTTCATCGTACAGCCCGATGGCTCGCTGTTGAGGGTAAACTGATCAATAACGGAGGTTGATAAGATGAGAATAAAGTGGCATAAAAGGGGAATCCCTGTCCTCTTGGCGATAGTTATGGTTATTTTACCCATGGCGCTAATGAATAGTTGCTCCAAGCATCAGGATTTAAGCAATGAGGCTCAAGTATCAACAGAGGATATATTGTTAAAATGCGTTGATGCCATGAGAGAAAAGAAGAGTATGAAAATCATTAGTGAACAATGGTTCAGAAGTAATGGAGATATAGGTATTCAGAAGAAATCAGAAGTATATAGGACCTTTCCAGAAACCAGCCATACTGTCTACGAGCATGAGGGGCCAATCTACCCCGATGATATTGTTGAGGTATGGCGCTTCGGGAAAGAGAAATATGTGCGTTATGGTGACGAAAGGATCGAAACTTCAATAGCAGAAGACAATGACATTTTCCCCGAGCTGAAACTATTAGAGATGGCCCAAGAAGCAGAATTTGAAAGAGTAGAAAACTTAGAAGGTGTAAATTGCTATGTAATTAACGCTAAAATGCCCCATGATTTAGTGGATGTTCGCAACGGTTATCTGCTCGCAAAATTCTATATTGATGAAAGAGACTATCTCCTAAGGAGATTGATAGTGGAAGACTACCCGATTAGATATTTTGACCAAGCCTATGATGACAGCTATGTGCAGTATTTGGACATATCGTATTCGGAATACGATCGCAGATTTGAGATAGTGCCACCCAAATGAGCGCCTTGTATTCTAGCTTTTCCAAAGAGCAAAGTGTTGCTGCTACTCGTACTACCCCTGCTCCCGCCCCCTCACCCTCCCCCTTGCTCCCGCGGGGGAGGGGACGCCCACCTCCTCCCTCTCCCACTCCTGCGACCCTTATGGCAGAATAGAGTCCATGGAAAGGGAGAGGGGAGGGAAGGATAGGGCTTCGGTCACCCGCGTCCACGTTCAAGGGGACTGGATGGTAGAACGTTGCCCCTTCATCTCCGACCCCTCCGGCACCCGCCTTGCCCAGACCGACCACACGAAAGACCCCGGGGAGAGAACCCACCCCTTCCGCTCCCCCCGCGGGGACGTCCTGGCCCTCCTGGACCGGGACGGGAACCCCACCCGGACCTACGCCTACTCCCCCTACGGGGAGACGGAGGAGGGATACGCGGAAGAAGGCACCCCCTTCCTCTTCCAGGACGACTACCTGGACCCCGGAACCTCCCTCTACCACATGCAGGCCCGCTGGTACGACCCGGCCTCCTCCTCCTTCCTCTCCCCCGACCCGGAGATGGGGGAGGCTTCCGACCCCCAGGCAAGGCTCCCCTACGCCTACTGCGGAGGAGACCCGGTGTACAACTCCGACCCGGAAGGAAAGACCCCCAGGGACCTCGCCCTGGCCATGCGTAACCCCGCCCTGGCCGGGATGATCATGAAGAACCGGGCCCTCATGCTCGCCATCCTCTTGAAGCCCGGCAGCGGAAGGAAAGGCTCCTTTCTGGGCGGCCTCCTCGGCAACAGGAGAAGGGCGGAGGAGAAAGCGGAGAGGTCCGGTTGGCCCCTGATAGATGTGAAGCCTCGCACGCAGGAACAACTAAACGCCCCCTTCATACCCAACGAGATAGCGGGAAGGTTCGGAAAAGCGGAGTTGTCTTTCATATGGATGTGGGCACTGGGCACGGGAAGGGGAGAAAGGCTGGACCCCTTCCTCAAGCTTCTTGGGGTTGAAAAGGAGGGGGGAGAGACCATACCCGAGTTCCTCGCAAACATCGCCGGCGGCAAGGGGACATTCCTGAATAGAGTGCGAGTCAATTTCACCATGCTTTCCTTTCAGGAGAAGATCCTTGTCAGCTCCTTTTACAACCCGATGACCCAGGAGCTGGACATAGAGAAGTTCGGGGCCATAACCGAGTTCTGCATGATGCGGGAGGTATACGACATAAAGCAACTTACCGAGGAATCCTGGGCGGGTAGAACACCTGTTTTGGGTTGGCTGTTCCGTAAAGCCATGACTCCCGCAAGGTGGGTAGAGTCCACCCTGACCCACCGGGCCGTGAACATCACCTACGGGCCCACCACTCTGCGCAAGATGATGCAAGCAGCACAACTCCTGAACTATGCGGTGGTGGAAAAAGATAGGTGGGAGGAAGCAGCCGCACAAATAAGCACGCTTGGAGACTCCCCCAGTACAGGCGGAGTGCTTTTCAACGACCCCGTGTATCGACGTTTTGAAAATACTGTGCTCAGTGTTACCGCCGATTGGGCATCTGAACTCTTTAAGGTGTTCTATAAAGAGGGCAAGTTGGACTGATTGAGATAAGGGGTGATCTGATGATGTCTTATATGAATAGGGATAGAAGGTTTATTGCAATCATCCTTATGTTCATCCTTGCTTATTCCTGTACGGCGATGGCGGCATGCGGGGGATTAGGAAAGAAATCTTCCGGCTATACATGGGAAAAGGTGCTTGAAAACCAGGGGTTAAGCCTCGTTGATATATCGATTCTTGACGAAAGCAATATCTGGGCCATCGATTGGGTGGATGAGGTAAATGGCTTATTTTCAAAAGCACCATTCTTTAATGGCAAAGGGTGGGATAAACAGTATTCATTTGAAGGTTCAATGTTAACCGATATATATATCTGTGACGTGCCCAACATTTGGGCTGTAGGAAGCTACAAGTTAGAAGAAGGCTTATACCCAGGAAGGATATTTTCTTATGACGGGCAATGTTGGCAGATGAGATTTGAAACTCAAGATAAATCAGGGCTGATAAGCGTAATCGTCTTAGATGAGAATCACGTTTGGGCGGCCGGAAAAGGCATCTATTTCTTCAATGGGTCGGAGTGGTCAAAGCAGTTTGAGTCAGCCGAGCGGCTTCAAAGCATTTATGCCCTGGATGCTGACGACGCTTGGGCGGTCAGCGAAAGCGGGATGATCTATCACTTCGACGGTTCCTCCTGGAGCGAACAGCAGAGGCTGCATTTCCCCAATGAGAGATTCTTTATATCCCACGCACGGATGCATGCGCTTGATGAAAGTCACGCATGGGCAGCCCTCTACGACACGGAATCGGAGATAACCAGGATATTCTTCTTCGACGGCTCGTCCTGGGAGGAGCAGCTGGAACTGCCCAGGACCATGGTGGTCACGGGGATACATGCGCTGGACGAAAAACATGTCTGGGCGAGCTGCGGCAACGCCTTTGGCAAGCAATGCCCCATCCTCTTCTTCGATGGAAGGGAGTGGAGCATACAGGAAGAGTGCGACGAGTCCCTGATAGGAATAAAAGCATTAAGCGAGGATGAGATTCTTGCCGTGGGGGAAAGCGGAAGCATCTACAAGGGCAGGAAGGATTAAGGCCGTCAATGCTCATCACGGCAGGAAAGCAAAATGGGCATCCCAATCCTGCGACCCCTGTGGCAGGATAGAGTCCATGGAAAGAGAGTGGGGAGGGAAGGACAGGGCTTCGGTCGCCCGCGTTCACGTTCAGAGGGGACTGGATGGTAGAACGCCGCCCCTTCCTCTCCGACCCCTCCGGCACCCGCCTTGCCCAGACCGACCACACGAAAGACCCCGCGGAGACCACCCACCCCTTCCGCTCCCCCCGCGGGGACGTCCTGGCCCTCCTGGACCGGGCCGGGAACCCCACCCGGGCCTACGCCTACTCCCCCTACGGGGAGACGGAGGAGGGATACTCAGAAGAAGGCACCCCCTTCCTCTTCCAGGACGACTACCTGGACCCCGCCACCTCCCTCTACAACATGCAGGCCCGCTGGTACGACCCCTGCTCCTCCTCCTTCCTCTCCCCCGACCCGGAGATGGGGGAGGCGCAGGACCCCCAGGCAAGGCTCCCCTACGCCTACTGCGGAGGAGACCCGGTGTACAACTCCGACCCCTCTGGCAGGACCTACATGGGGGACGAGGGCTGGCTGGCCCAGGGGTATTCCCCCGAGATCGCCCTGGGCCTGGCCGTAACCGGCATGCCCATCCCCCTCAAGATAAACATGGACCAGGACATGGCGATAACCTTCTCCGTGAAGAACGGCAGAAAAGCCCGGGCAAAGGCGCAGAGGTCCTCTCAGCCCCCCTCCCCGCGTTACGGCTGGCAGGAGCTTTCCCGCCTCAACCCGGGATATATGCTGATCACCTACGCCTTCGACAGGCTGGGCAGAGCGAATAAGAGACACGGGCATTGACATGACGTAAGCTCGCATATCCATGGCTGGGGCTTGACATGAGGACATAAATATGCATTATAATGCAATATAATGTAGATGGGAGTGATAATCGTGAAAGTAGGAATCATAGGCGCATCCGGGTATACAGGCGCTGAATTGATGCGCATCCTCTTCATGCACCCGCATATCGAGATTGCTTACATAACAGCGCATACTTATGCAGAGAATAAGGTAGCTGACCTTTATCCCCACCTGCATCCCCTGGGCGGCCTCGACTTCCAGGAGTTCGACGCCGCCAAGGCGCTGGAGGCGGCCGACCTCCATTTCGTGGCGCTTCCGCACGGGAAGGCCATGGAAGTGGTCCCTTCCCTTCTGGAGGGAGGCGCAAGGGTGGTGGACCTCTCGGCGGACTACCGCCTGAGGGATCCCGGGCTCTACGAATCATGGTACGGGATCGCCCACACCTCGCCGAGCCTTCTCGCGGAGGCGGTCTACGGACTGCCGGAGCTGGCCGCTGACAAGATAGCGGGTGCGAGCCTGGTCGCCGTTCCGGGCTGCTACCCCACTGCCGCCCTCCTGGCGCTGGCGCCACTGGTCGCAC encodes:
- a CDS encoding RHS repeat-associated core domain-containing protein produces the protein MVERCPFISDPSGTRLAQTDHTKDPGERTHPFRSPRGDVLALLDRDGNPTRTYAYSPYGETEEGYAEEGTPFLFQDDYLDPGTSLYHMQARWYDPASSSFLSPDPEMGEASDPQARLPYAYCGGDPVYNSDPEGKTPRDLALAMRNPALAGMIMKNRALMLAILLKPGSGRKGSFLGGLLGNRRRAEEKAERSGWPLIDVKPRTQEQLNAPFIPNEIAGRFGKAELSFIWMWALGTGRGERLDPFLKLLGVEKEGGETIPEFLANIAGGKGTFLNRVRVNFTMLSFQEKILVSSFYNPMTQELDIEKFGAITEFCMMREVYDIKQLTEESWAGRTPVLGWLFRKAMTPARWVESTLTHRAVNITYGPTTLRKMMQAAQLLNYAVVEKDRWEEAAAQISTLGDSPSTGGVLFNDPVYRRFENTVLSVTADWASELFKVFYKEGKLD
- a CDS encoding RHS repeat-associated core domain-containing protein; translated protein: MVERRPFLSDPSGTRLAQTDHTKDPAETTHPFRSPRGDVLALLDRAGNPTRAYAYSPYGETEEGYSEEGTPFLFQDDYLDPATSLYNMQARWYDPCSSSFLSPDPEMGEAQDPQARLPYAYCGGDPVYNSDPSGRTYMGDEGWLAQGYSPEIALGLAVTGMPIPLKINMDQDMAITFSVKNGRKARAKAQRSSQPPSPRYGWQELSRLNPGYMLITYAFDRLGRANKRHGH